In Sphingopyxis sp. 113P3, one DNA window encodes the following:
- the dinB gene encoding DNA polymerase IV, protein MSETEASGDEGADLPVRKIIHVDMDAFYASVEQRDNRALRGKPVAVGGSSRRGVVAAASYEARKFGVRSAMPSVTARRQCPDLIFVPPRFEVYREISHQIRAIFRDYADDVEPLSLDEAYLDVTRDKAGLGSATATARMIRRRIRAETGLTASAGVSYNKFIAKLASDQKKPDGLTVIPPGKGAAFVQTLSIRRFHGIGPVTAAKMEGLGIFSGADLAAKDMAWLTAHFGNSAEWLHNLARGIDHRRVRSNRPLKSLGGERTFFNDLASETEIREALAHVCTVVWDRAARKHARGRTVTLKLRYADFRTITRAKSVPYPIGDGASLLAVGETILAPLLPAEQGIRLLGVTLSKFEDEEDEKEAAGLPDLLSLI, encoded by the coding sequence GTGAGCGAGACCGAGGCCAGCGGCGATGAAGGGGCGGACCTCCCGGTCCGCAAGATCATCCATGTCGACATGGATGCATTCTACGCCTCGGTCGAGCAGCGCGATAACAGGGCGCTGCGCGGCAAGCCTGTCGCGGTCGGGGGATCCTCACGGCGCGGCGTGGTCGCGGCGGCGTCTTATGAGGCGCGCAAGTTCGGCGTCCGCTCGGCAATGCCGAGCGTGACCGCAAGGCGCCAATGCCCCGACCTGATCTTCGTTCCGCCCCGCTTCGAGGTCTACCGCGAGATATCGCACCAGATCCGCGCGATCTTTCGTGACTACGCCGACGACGTTGAACCGCTTTCGCTCGACGAGGCCTATCTCGACGTCACCCGCGACAAGGCGGGGCTCGGGAGCGCGACGGCAACGGCACGGATGATCCGTCGGCGCATTCGCGCAGAGACCGGCCTCACGGCATCGGCCGGCGTTTCCTACAACAAGTTCATCGCCAAGCTCGCGTCCGATCAGAAAAAGCCCGACGGTCTCACCGTCATCCCGCCCGGCAAGGGCGCCGCCTTCGTCCAGACGCTCTCGATCCGGCGATTTCACGGCATTGGTCCCGTAACTGCGGCGAAGATGGAAGGGCTTGGTATATTCTCGGGGGCCGACCTTGCCGCAAAGGACATGGCGTGGCTCACGGCGCATTTCGGGAATAGCGCTGAATGGCTCCACAATCTCGCGCGCGGGATCGACCATCGGCGGGTACGGTCGAACCGGCCGTTGAAGTCGCTGGGCGGCGAGCGAACCTTCTTCAACGATCTTGCGAGCGAAACCGAGATCCGCGAGGCGCTTGCGCACGTCTGCACCGTAGTGTGGGACCGCGCTGCCAGGAAGCACGCACGCGGCCGCACGGTGACGCTCAAGCTTCGCTACGCCGACTTCCGGACGATCACACGGGCAAAGTCGGTGCCCTACCCGATCGGTGACGGCGCAAGCTTGCTTGCGGTCGGCGAAACGATTCTCGCCCCGCTCCTGCCAGCGGAACAGGGCATCAGGCTGCTCGGGGTGACGCTGAGCAAATTTGAGGATGAAGAGGATGAGAAGGAGGCCGCAGGCCTCCCGGATCTGCTGAGCTTAATCTAG
- a CDS encoding ISL3 family transposase, whose protein sequence is MKKKADQGIDGILGLSDVEIVRVERRRDIRVWARPTKRPVCLYCGHGGLRIKATYERELKHTRQGNQILIVHLAVPKYHCAGCGRYFRHRFSGIRPRYRATETYRLEVFDGHHGGISQSQLTSTHAIGSATIERWYHHFIEQRVSELSGRPCPQVLGIDEHFFSRKRGYATTFVDLKNHKVHDVVPGRSEDSLRSYLRRLPGRDKVKVIVMDLSETYRAIARKYFPNAKIVADRFHVIRLLNQHFLEGWKRFDPEGRKNRGLLSSMRRHRWKLSEEQRKRLAVYLKANPVLEALYTAKQDMALLLTQKSLNAKKASQLIPDLLRLIDQFAASPLKSLADTLTSWLEPVARMWRFSRNNGITEGFHTKMEMISRRAFGFRNFHNYRLRVLALCGWNGVINRV, encoded by the coding sequence ATGAAGAAGAAGGCTGATCAGGGAATCGACGGCATATTAGGGCTGTCGGATGTTGAGATTGTCCGTGTCGAGCGGCGACGCGACATTCGTGTGTGGGCGCGGCCAACGAAGCGGCCTGTTTGCCTTTATTGCGGCCACGGGGGGCTGCGGATCAAGGCGACTTATGAGCGCGAGCTCAAGCACACGCGTCAAGGCAACCAGATCCTGATCGTGCACCTTGCGGTGCCCAAATATCATTGTGCCGGTTGCGGCCGCTATTTCCGTCATCGCTTTTCGGGCATCCGTCCGCGCTATCGCGCGACGGAGACGTACCGTCTTGAGGTCTTCGACGGTCACCACGGAGGCATCAGCCAAAGCCAGTTGACGAGCACCCATGCGATCGGCAGTGCAACCATCGAGCGCTGGTATCATCATTTCATCGAACAGCGCGTCTCGGAGCTGTCCGGTCGGCCCTGCCCGCAGGTCCTGGGGATCGACGAGCATTTTTTCTCGCGCAAGAGAGGCTATGCGACGACATTTGTCGATCTGAAGAATCACAAGGTCCACGATGTCGTCCCGGGACGCTCGGAAGACAGTTTACGAAGCTATTTGCGAAGGTTGCCAGGGCGCGACAAGGTCAAGGTCATCGTGATGGACCTGTCGGAAACCTATCGCGCAATCGCCCGCAAATATTTTCCGAACGCGAAGATCGTCGCCGATCGCTTCCATGTCATTCGGCTGCTCAACCAGCATTTCCTCGAAGGATGGAAGCGCTTCGATCCCGAGGGCCGAAAGAATCGCGGGCTGCTCAGTTCGATGCGGCGCCATCGATGGAAGCTAAGCGAAGAACAGCGCAAAAGGCTGGCCGTCTACCTGAAAGCCAATCCGGTGCTCGAAGCCCTCTACACTGCCAAGCAGGACATGGCCCTCCTGCTGACGCAAAAATCCCTCAATGCCAAAAAGGCCAGCCAGCTTATCCCCGACCTGCTCAGGCTGATCGATCAGTTCGCCGCCAGCCCCCTCAAGTCCCTCGCCGATACCCTGACCAGCTGGCTCGAGCCCGTCGCCCGCATGTGGCGCTTTTCCAGGAACAATGGAATCACCGAGGGCTTTCACACAAAGATGGAGATGATCTCGCGCCGCGCGTTCGGCTTCCGCAACTTTCACAACTACCGCTTGCGCGTGCTCGCTCTTTGCGGTTGGAATGGCGTCATCAATCGGGTCTGA
- a CDS encoding transposase, with protein MKKKADQGIDGILGLSDVEIVRVERRRDIRVWARPTKRPVCLYCGHGGLRIKATYERELKHTRQGNQILIVHLAVPKYHCAGCGRYFRHRFSGIRPRYRATETYRLEVFDGHHGGISQSQLTSTHAIGSATIERWYHHFIEQRVSELSGRPCPQVLGIDEHFFSRKRGYATTFVDLKNHKVYDVVPGRSEDSLRSYLRRLPGRDKVKVIVMDLSETYRAIARKYFPNAKIVADRFHVIRLLNQHFLEGWKRFDPEGRKNRGLLSLMRRHRWKLSEEQRKRLAVYLKAKALPRERGMREIGLDLS; from the coding sequence ATGAAGAAGAAGGCTGATCAGGGAATCGACGGCATATTAGGGCTGTCGGATGTTGAGATTGTCCGTGTCGAGCGGCGACGCGACATTCGTGTGTGGGCGCGGCCAACGAAGCGGCCTGTTTGCCTTTATTGCGGCCACGGGGGGCTGCGGATCAAGGCGACTTATGAGCGCGAGCTCAAGCACACGCGTCAAGGCAACCAGATCCTGATCGTGCACCTTGCGGTGCCCAAATATCATTGTGCCGGTTGCGGCCGCTATTTCCGTCATCGCTTTTCGGGCATCCGTCCGCGCTATCGCGCGACGGAGACGTACCGTCTTGAGGTCTTCGACGGTCACCACGGAGGCATCAGCCAAAGCCAGTTGACGAGCACCCATGCGATCGGCAGTGCAACCATCGAGCGCTGGTATCATCATTTCATCGAACAGCGCGTCTCGGAGCTGTCCGGTCGGCCCTGCCCGCAGGTCCTGGGGATCGACGAGCATTTTTTCTCGCGCAAGAGAGGCTATGCGACGACATTTGTCGATCTGAAGAATCACAAGGTCTACGATGTCGTCCCGGGACGCTCGGAAGACAGTTTACGAAGCTATTTGCGAAGGTTGCCAGGGCGCGACAAGGTCAAGGTCATCGTGATGGACCTGTCGGAAACCTATCGCGCAATCGCCCGCAAATATTTTCCGAACGCGAAGATCGTCGCCGATCGCTTCCATGTCATTCGGCTGCTCAACCAGCATTTCCTCGAAGGATGGAAGCGCTTCGATCCCGAGGGCCGAAAGAATCGCGGGCTGCTCAGTTTGATGCGGCGCCATCGATGGAAGCTAAGCGAAGAACAGCGCAAAAGGCTGGCCGTCTACCTGAAAGCCAAGGCTCTTCCTCGTGAACGGGGGATGAGGGAAATTGGGTTAGACTTGTCATAG
- a CDS encoding CinA family protein: MNQIRHDGEGQGRGPATPAEDIDSRAAELARLLAEGELSFATAESCTGGQLAAVLAGDAVLGPHLERGFVVYSADAKCELLGVDRDDVERCEAVNSDVAAAMAKGALENSRADVAVAITGFCGPRQDDEEVGLVHLACADRAGRLAQRECHFGELGRRRVLDSAVAAALAMMIDAANDTARNR, from the coding sequence ATGAACCAAATCAGGCACGATGGCGAAGGGCAGGGCAGGGGCCCTGCCACACCCGCCGAAGATATTGATTCTCGCGCCGCCGAACTTGCGCGTCTTCTGGCGGAGGGCGAACTCTCCTTCGCGACTGCGGAGAGCTGCACGGGCGGCCAGCTCGCAGCCGTCCTCGCGGGCGACGCAGTGCTCGGTCCCCATCTTGAACGCGGGTTCGTCGTTTATTCCGCTGATGCCAAATGCGAATTGCTCGGCGTTGATCGTGATGATGTGGAGCGATGCGAGGCAGTCAACTCGGATGTTGCAGCGGCGATGGCGAAAGGGGCACTTGAGAATAGCCGTGCCGATGTCGCGGTTGCCATCACCGGCTTTTGCGGCCCGCGCCAAGACGACGAAGAGGTTGGGCTTGTCCATTTGGCCTGTGCGGATCGCGCAGGACGGCTCGCCCAGCGCGAATGTCATTTTGGAGAGCTCGGACGGCGGCGGGTGCTCGATAGTGCGGTCGCCGCGGCGCTAGCGATGATGATCGATGCGGCCAATGACACCGCGAGGAACCGATAG
- a CDS encoding DUF3175 domain-containing protein: protein MLKRKEPVQIARSFGLSAGTGARRGLQAAMQMPNFAICRAGHALAADDERLERAKGE from the coding sequence GTGCTCAAAAGGAAGGAACCCGTACAAATCGCCCGTAGCTTTGGGTTAAGCGCAGGGACGGGCGCAAGGCGGGGGCTCCAGGCGGCAATGCAGATGCCGAACTTTGCCATATGCCGCGCCGGGCACGCTCTTGCCGCGGACGATGAACGGCTCGAGCGTGCGAAGGGCGAATGA
- a CDS encoding hemerythrin domain-containing protein encodes MNRSSEKERHLMPTTIDTDATHILAADHRKVEGLCEDFESASSASRKANLAREICTELKIHAQVEEDIFYPALRGKIDDDLFHEAFVEHDGAKTLINAIEASTPDDEFFDARVTVLKEEITHHVREEEKRHDNMFQQARASGADLEALGEQILARKEELMAMAKEGGLPPAQTVTM; translated from the coding sequence ATGAACCGTTCATCCGAAAAGGAGCGCCATCTCATGCCGACGACGATCGATACCGATGCCACGCACATCCTCGCCGCTGATCATCGCAAGGTGGAGGGGTTGTGCGAAGACTTCGAAAGCGCATCAAGCGCGAGCCGAAAGGCCAACCTTGCCCGTGAAATCTGCACCGAACTTAAGATTCATGCCCAAGTCGAGGAAGATATTTTCTATCCTGCCCTGCGCGGCAAGATCGATGACGATCTCTTCCACGAGGCCTTTGTCGAGCATGACGGGGCGAAAACTCTGATCAATGCGATCGAAGCCAGTACGCCGGATGATGAATTCTTCGACGCGCGCGTCACCGTCCTCAAGGAAGAGATCACGCACCACGTCCGCGAGGAGGAGAAGCGCCACGACAACATGTTCCAGCAGGCGCGCGCATCCGGCGCCGATCTGGAAGCGCTCGGCGAGCAGATCCTCGCGCGCAAGGAAGAGCTGATGGCGATGGCCAAAGAGGGCGGACTGCCCCCGGCCCAAACCGTGACGATGTAG
- a CDS encoding glycosyltransferase family 4 protein, producing the protein MKYDVEDRFFPHYADAEVGPTLSSLSSSPPVTRRIALVGCFRPRRCGIATYTADIFDHLTREHPDIGIDIYALRANRADPSDADVTCLIEAEDPASYRAAAKAINRSGVDAVWIQHEFGIFGGPAGAMLLDLVERIAAPLIVTLHTVLAAPSAEQRRIMDVLIARASRLMVMSDYGRQVLIETYGASPDAVTLIEHGTPVRPFAERSPLRAELGIGDRPILSTFGLLGPGKGLETAIRALPAIVARHPDILYRIVGATHPNLIAAEGEAYRESLQALAEDLGVGANIGWDNRFLETEDLLDQIELCDIYLAPYPNLAQVTSGTLSYAVALGRAVISTPFVHARELLSNDVGLLVPQGDSTAIADAVLGLLESADKRRAMQRRAYERGRRTAWPQIVGQCAALLDMAITAPPHISSTRRTAPSLSGVAAMCDDVGILQHGRGVVPDRDHGYCIDDVARALILVNSLGGQIAPEWESRAVRFAAFIQHAWNPDEGAFRNFMSYDRRWLEDRGSDDSNGRAIWALGHCAAHARSNELAGWAREWFDRSARAVAEVRSPRTVAFAMLGAAEVLGRFPSDVAASEILGCGAAYLEKLRSHAARDDWEWFEPTLAYDNARMCEALLRAGTILKVAAWQEAGLETLGWLCEQQTASTGCFRPVGSEGFGRSHDLLPFDQQPLEAWATIAACGAAFLASHDERWRRYAEAAWSWFFGANDRGEALASTETGRCHDGLTPRGINRNVGAESTLAFHLAYQAMDALIWSRGARKDVEFVHADLQT; encoded by the coding sequence ATGAAGTATGACGTCGAAGACAGGTTTTTCCCGCACTATGCCGACGCAGAAGTCGGCCCAACGCTTTCTTCCTTGTCGTCCTCGCCCCCCGTCACGCGCCGGATTGCCCTTGTCGGTTGCTTCCGCCCCCGGCGCTGCGGAATTGCGACCTATACCGCTGACATCTTCGATCATCTGACGCGCGAGCATCCGGACATCGGGATCGATATCTATGCACTGCGCGCCAACCGGGCGGATCCGAGCGATGCCGATGTCACCTGCCTAATCGAGGCCGAGGATCCCGCCTCCTACCGCGCCGCGGCGAAGGCGATCAATCGAAGCGGCGTCGATGCCGTCTGGATTCAGCATGAGTTCGGGATATTCGGTGGACCAGCAGGCGCGATGCTCCTCGATCTTGTCGAGCGAATCGCCGCGCCGCTCATCGTCACCCTTCATACCGTGCTCGCCGCCCCGAGCGCCGAGCAGCGACGAATCATGGATGTGCTTATCGCGCGTGCCTCGCGCCTGATGGTGATGAGCGATTATGGACGCCAGGTCCTGATCGAGACTTATGGCGCGTCCCCGGACGCCGTCACGCTCATCGAACATGGGACCCCGGTCCGACCCTTTGCCGAGCGGTCACCGCTTCGTGCCGAGCTTGGCATCGGTGACCGGCCCATCCTCTCGACCTTCGGGTTGCTCGGGCCGGGGAAGGGGCTTGAAACTGCGATCCGCGCCTTGCCCGCGATTGTCGCACGTCATCCCGATATCTTGTATCGCATCGTCGGCGCGACCCACCCCAATCTGATCGCGGCTGAGGGCGAGGCGTACCGCGAAAGCCTTCAGGCGCTTGCCGAGGATCTGGGGGTTGGCGCCAATATCGGGTGGGACAATCGCTTTCTGGAGACCGAAGATCTTCTCGACCAGATCGAGCTATGCGACATCTATCTTGCCCCCTACCCCAATCTCGCTCAGGTGACCTCAGGCACGCTCTCCTATGCGGTGGCACTTGGCCGCGCCGTTATATCGACTCCCTTCGTTCACGCTCGCGAATTGCTCTCGAACGATGTGGGTCTCCTGGTGCCGCAAGGCGACAGCACGGCTATCGCCGATGCGGTTCTCGGGCTCCTTGAATCTGCCGACAAACGCCGCGCGATGCAACGCCGTGCCTATGAGCGCGGAAGACGCACCGCTTGGCCCCAGATCGTCGGCCAGTGCGCTGCGCTTCTTGACATGGCGATCACGGCGCCACCTCATATCTCCTCGACCCGGCGCACGGCCCCTTCGCTCTCCGGGGTTGCGGCCATGTGCGACGACGTCGGTATCCTGCAGCACGGGCGCGGTGTGGTGCCCGATCGAGACCACGGCTATTGCATTGACGACGTTGCCCGGGCGCTCATTCTCGTGAACAGTCTTGGCGGCCAGATCGCGCCTGAATGGGAAAGCCGGGCCGTACGCTTTGCCGCCTTCATCCAGCACGCATGGAACCCGGATGAGGGCGCTTTCAGAAATTTCATGTCCTATGATCGCCGCTGGCTCGAGGATCGCGGCTCCGACGACAGCAATGGACGCGCTATTTGGGCGCTCGGCCATTGTGCCGCGCACGCGCGTTCGAACGAGCTTGCTGGATGGGCGCGCGAGTGGTTCGACCGCTCGGCCCGCGCTGTCGCCGAGGTGCGCAGCCCGCGCACGGTTGCCTTCGCAATGCTCGGCGCGGCCGAAGTCCTTGGCCGTTTCCCGTCGGATGTGGCGGCAAGTGAAATATTGGGATGCGGCGCTGCATATCTTGAAAAGCTTCGCAGTCATGCCGCGCGAGACGACTGGGAATGGTTCGAGCCGACACTGGCCTATGACAATGCGCGCATGTGCGAGGCGCTGCTCCGCGCTGGTACCATTCTCAAGGTTGCTGCGTGGCAGGAGGCCGGCCTCGAAACGCTGGGCTGGCTGTGCGAGCAGCAGACGGCGTCTACGGGCTGCTTTCGCCCGGTGGGCTCGGAGGGCTTTGGCCGGTCCCACGACCTGCTGCCCTTTGATCAGCAACCGCTCGAGGCCTGGGCAACGATTGCTGCGTGCGGCGCTGCCTTTCTTGCAAGCCACGACGAGCGCTGGCGCCGCTATGCCGAGGCGGCGTGGTCCTGGTTTTTCGGAGCCAATGACCGCGGCGAAGCGCTGGCGAGCACGGAGACCGGTCGCTGTCATGACGGGTTGACGCCTCGGGGCATCAATCGGAATGTGGGCGCTGAATCCACACTGGCGTTTCACCTTGCCTACCAGGCGATGGACGCCCTAATCTGGTCGCGGGGGGCCAGGAAGGACGTCGAATTCGTTCATGCTGATTTGCAGACCTGA
- a CDS encoding glycoside hydrolase family 130 protein, with the protein MLICRPDHSPLRILREKLNADPARVVLRPFHLAWQASVSEPSRAAQLVEDILQLDDDQAEAELDLVWKDFSERHWQIGRIFDERFAEIAEDVNLAEGSVSPIKKRLIGAYFCHEYSYAAAALMNPSVVPHPDQTGLDPDQQRFVMSLRAVGEGHISSVAFREGIIGPGGDFRLWPQSGPAMAGVVDDRHHMGPEGAVTVHRQPDSAISNSVLFPVTEAQRNGLEDLRLVQFTHDDGGCEYIGTYTAYSGREIRSEMLRTSDFTRFCLEPLTGRAARNKGMALFPRKIGGRYLMVGRQDGKNVTLLASDTLNSWDDEGTMLLRPAFPWEFVQMGNCGSPIECDEGWIMLTHGVGAMRKYSLGAALLDRDDPSKVIGRTACPILSAAESDREGYVPNVVYTCGAMRVGRELFIPYGISDSAIGFAVTGIDDLLSLMI; encoded by the coding sequence ATGCTGATTTGCAGACCTGATCATTCGCCGCTGCGCATTCTTCGGGAAAAGCTGAACGCGGACCCCGCGCGCGTCGTCTTGCGTCCGTTCCACCTCGCCTGGCAGGCGAGCGTGTCCGAGCCCTCGCGCGCGGCGCAACTCGTCGAGGACATATTGCAGCTTGACGATGATCAGGCGGAGGCCGAGCTCGACCTCGTCTGGAAGGATTTTTCAGAACGCCACTGGCAGATCGGCCGAATTTTTGACGAGCGCTTTGCCGAGATTGCCGAAGATGTGAATCTTGCTGAAGGATCGGTCTCGCCCATCAAGAAGCGGCTGATCGGCGCCTATTTCTGCCACGAATACAGCTATGCCGCCGCGGCGCTGATGAACCCGAGCGTGGTGCCGCACCCAGACCAGACCGGGCTCGACCCCGACCAGCAGCGCTTCGTGATGTCGTTACGCGCGGTTGGGGAAGGGCATATCAGTTCGGTTGCCTTTCGCGAGGGAATTATCGGGCCCGGGGGCGACTTTCGGCTTTGGCCGCAGTCGGGACCGGCCATGGCGGGCGTCGTCGACGACCGCCATCATATGGGGCCTGAGGGGGCGGTGACGGTGCATCGCCAGCCCGACAGCGCGATCTCGAACAGCGTGCTGTTTCCGGTGACCGAGGCGCAGCGCAACGGGCTCGAGGACCTGCGCCTCGTCCAGTTCACTCATGACGATGGCGGGTGCGAATATATCGGAACTTACACCGCCTATTCAGGGCGCGAGATTCGCTCAGAGATGCTGCGGACGAGCGATTTCACGCGCTTCTGCCTCGAACCGCTCACGGGACGTGCTGCCCGCAACAAGGGCATGGCGCTATTCCCCAGAAAGATCGGGGGCCGCTACCTGATGGTCGGGCGGCAAGACGGCAAGAATGTCACGCTGCTTGCGTCGGACACGCTGAACAGCTGGGACGACGAAGGCACGATGCTCCTGCGCCCCGCCTTTCCATGGGAATTCGTCCAGATGGGTAATTGCGGTAGCCCGATCGAATGCGACGAAGGCTGGATAATGCTTACGCACGGTGTCGGTGCGATGCGCAAATACAGCCTTGGTGCGGCGCTGCTTGACCGGGACGATCCGTCGAAGGTGATCGGGCGCACCGCCTGCCCGATTCTTTCTGCGGCCGAAAGCGACCGCGAGGGATATGTCCCCAATGTGGTCTATACCTGCGGGGCAATGCGCGTGGGCCGCGAGCTGTTCATTCCCTATGGCATTTCGGACAGTGCGATCGGGTTTGCGGTCACCGGGATCGACGATCTGCTGAGCCTGATGATCTGA
- a CDS encoding Crp/Fnr family transcriptional regulator gives MRPDRLALTPDLANAPSASGGLDIFVRKLLSHSALGPDDQQALRLLPYTARRLDAGDYILREGEHADICPLLLSGFAYRHKFAADGGRQIVALKMPGDALDLQSLFLRVADHNLQTLTVADLAIVPIRALEELVRARATIARALLVDILIEASIGREWLLNIGRRNALSRLAHFLCELVYRLHVTMAEPPDRVDVPVTQEQLADLLGLTPVHINRTLRSLESAGGIVRQGRRLAIGDLDVLRGISSYSDIYLHRGQQTG, from the coding sequence GTGCGTCCAGACAGGCTTGCGCTCACACCCGATCTTGCAAACGCCCCATCCGCGAGCGGGGGGCTGGACATATTCGTCCGCAAGCTCCTGAGCCACAGCGCACTCGGGCCTGACGATCAGCAGGCGCTGCGCCTGCTACCCTACACTGCCCGACGCCTCGACGCGGGCGATTATATTCTTCGCGAAGGCGAGCACGCCGATATCTGCCCACTGCTCCTTTCAGGCTTTGCCTATCGGCACAAGTTCGCCGCCGATGGGGGACGCCAGATCGTGGCGCTCAAGATGCCCGGTGATGCGCTCGACCTGCAGTCGCTGTTTCTGCGGGTTGCAGACCACAATCTTCAGACGCTGACCGTCGCAGACCTTGCCATCGTGCCCATAAGGGCCCTTGAGGAACTGGTAAGGGCCCGAGCGACCATCGCCCGCGCACTCCTCGTCGACATATTGATCGAGGCGTCGATCGGACGCGAATGGCTTCTCAACATCGGCCGGCGCAACGCGCTGTCCCGCCTCGCGCACTTCCTTTGCGAACTCGTCTATCGCCTGCACGTCACCATGGCGGAGCCACCGGATCGGGTCGACGTGCCGGTCACCCAGGAACAGCTCGCCGACCTTCTCGGCCTGACGCCGGTCCACATCAATCGGACGCTGAGGTCGCTGGAGAGCGCAGGGGGCATCGTGCGTCAAGGCCGGCGGCTTGCCATCGGCGATCTCGACGTGCTGCGCGGCATCTCCAGCTATTCGGACATTTACCTCCACCGCGGTCAGCAGACAGGCTGA
- a CDS encoding SDR family oxidoreductase, whose translation MIDENDAHTLLPDLKGRSAIVTGGTTGIGRAIAVLLASYGVKVFICGRTPEHLEDALQRIAEVGEGGGIALDLSIPDDVDRFFEAAVRFLKEIDIAVINAAIPADALADAGESEARYQIATDFTAYLICAQEAARRMHAGSDIILIGSMSAVSTPPGSSLYVAAKAGIEGFVPAFRKELAEQDIKVGLIEPGFTGADFQYPEYPPRRQKKLIGEDRMLRAEDIAVAVHYMLSQPRRTAVSLMRVEPRREREA comes from the coding sequence ATGATCGACGAAAATGACGCTCACACCTTGTTGCCGGATCTGAAGGGCCGATCGGCGATCGTCACTGGGGGCACGACCGGTATCGGCCGGGCGATCGCGGTGCTGCTCGCCAGTTATGGCGTCAAGGTTTTCATCTGCGGCCGGACCCCTGAGCACCTTGAAGACGCCCTGCAGCGTATTGCCGAGGTCGGCGAAGGAGGTGGTATCGCTCTCGATCTTTCGATCCCGGATGATGTCGATCGGTTCTTCGAGGCGGCGGTGCGGTTTCTGAAGGAGATCGACATCGCCGTCATCAATGCAGCGATCCCTGCCGACGCACTCGCCGACGCAGGCGAAAGCGAGGCGCGCTACCAGATCGCGACCGATTTCACCGCATATCTCATTTGCGCGCAGGAAGCTGCTCGCCGAATGCACGCAGGCAGCGACATCATCCTCATCGGTTCGATGTCCGCGGTATCGACGCCGCCTGGAAGTTCTCTTTATGTTGCCGCGAAAGCGGGAATAGAGGGTTTCGTTCCTGCTTTTCGGAAAGAACTCGCCGAGCAGGATATCAAGGTCGGCCTCATCGAGCCCGGCTTTACCGGCGCCGACTTTCAATACCCGGAGTATCCTCCGCGAAGGCAGAAGAAACTCATAGGAGAAGACCGGATGCTCCGCGCTGAAGATATCGCGGTCGCGGTTCATTACATGCTGAGCCAGCCCCGCCGGACGGCGGTATCGCTGATGCGCGTTGAACCGCGGCGAGAGCGCGAAGCATGA
- a CDS encoding DUF4142 domain-containing protein — MIHPRMAGLAAVILLAGCNSPDTTTPTETADGAVPGEVSPPVTTGAATTDPQVFANRMAASDKFEIDSAKVAQDKAKSKELRDFAAKMISDHTASSAKLKTAATAEGLTLAVNPTSQQGTDLAALRAAGDNFDSLYLEQQLKAHEAALAELRGFGQTGTQGALRDFATSTAPVVDGHLKMLREIKLPADGSAPAR, encoded by the coding sequence ATGATCCATCCGCGCATGGCAGGGCTGGCCGCCGTCATTCTCCTCGCCGGCTGCAACAGCCCCGATACCACAACCCCGACCGAAACCGCCGATGGGGCGGTTCCCGGCGAGGTCAGTCCACCGGTCACGACCGGCGCCGCGACCACCGACCCACAGGTCTTCGCCAACCGAATGGCCGCGAGCGACAAGTTCGAAATCGATTCCGCCAAGGTGGCGCAAGACAAGGCGAAGTCAAAGGAACTGCGCGATTTCGCTGCCAAGATGATATCGGATCACACCGCCTCGAGCGCAAAGCTGAAGACCGCTGCCACCGCCGAGGGATTGACGCTTGCGGTCAATCCGACGTCGCAGCAGGGAACCGATCTGGCGGCTCTTCGCGCGGCTGGCGACAATTTCGACAGCCTCTATCTTGAGCAGCAACTGAAAGCCCATGAGGCCGCATTGGCGGAGCTGCGTGGCTTTGGCCAGACCGGAACCCAGGGAGCACTTCGCGACTTTGCAACCTCGACCGCGCCCGTGGTCGACGGGCACCTCAAGATGCTTCGTGAGATAAAGCTCCCCGCAGACGGTTCGGCCCCGGCCCGCTGA